A stretch of DNA from Phocoena sinus isolate mPhoSin1 chromosome 5, mPhoSin1.pri, whole genome shotgun sequence:
ACAGAATCATGTACAACATTTGAATCTGAGATGCCTTTGAAACATCCAACTGGAGCTGCCAAGTAGGAATAGAATATATAAGTCTGGAGATCAAAAAGGAGGTTAGGACTAAAAGTATAAATGTATGAAACATCAACAAAAAGATGATAATTGAAGGTATGAGAGAGAATTAGATTCTCTGGGGAGAAAGTATagagtgaaaaaagaaacaggcataGGATAGATTAACATGTATTAGATGGGATTAAGAGAATGAGCctgaaaaggagacagagaaggagcagACAGATGTAGGATGAAAATCATTACAAGCCAAGGGAAGATTGTATTTCAAGAAAGAAGGAGTGGTAAGCATTATTAAATGCTgttaagaggttaaaaaaaaaaaagaagaccaaagaATTTGTATAACGTCATTAGTGGTTCATTGAAAACATCAGGAAGAGAGATTTTGATGAAGTAATAGGGCAAAAACCATATTGAAATTGGTTTGAGGAGTTAGTGggaggtgaggaaattgagaccaTGGGTAGAgacattttcacaaatatttggtGGTAAAGAGATAAGATGAGAAGCTAGCTGGAGGCATTATGGGTCAAAAAAGAattggctatttctttttttccctaacttAAGAGATCTGAATAGAGAAGGATCTAGTTACAAGAGAAACGTTGAgtctgaaaagagagagagaggacataaTTGCCAGTGTAAACTTCCCCAGAGGCcagcaagaagaagaaatggagcaAAGGAGAAGGGACCAGCCTTAGCGAAGAGGGAGCTCCTCTGTTGTGATCTAAGCTGAAGGTGGATGACAAGGGTCCGGATGAAGGCATGTCTGTATGCTTGGTGTTGGGAAGATGGGAAACTCCCCTCTTTtgacttatatttttctttgaaaattgggAAACAAAATCATCAGTTGAGAATAAACAGGCAGGAGAAACTGAAAGTTAAGGAAAGTAGAAAATGGCGGAAGAATTCAGAGAAAGgtagatttagaaaaaaacaaactaacgAAAAGAGTAAGGTTGTCAGTTTTGTTATCTGGAACCTATAGTGGAACCATGGGTTCTCTTGTATTTCTTCCAGGAGCATTTGACTTTCCAGATacagtcagagagagagagagagagactaaatAATTGAGTTCTTCCAGGTTTGGGACTTTGTCAGACAGAAATACTGGGAAGAGAGAGCATCAGGTGGGCTTGGGGTATTAGCAAAAGTGTTTAAGAAAtgatcacagggacttccctggtggtccagtggttaagactccatgcttccactgcagggggcaggggtttgatccctggtgggggaactaagatcccacatgccacaaggcatggccaaaaaaaaaaaaaaaaagatcacagtgAAATCTAAATTGGACAAGTGGATGGTAGATGAAAGGAAAGGATTAATGGGATGTGAAATAGCAGAGAAGCTGTGCTCTACAGGTCTCTATGAAATTGAAGGATGATATTcagccaacaaatatttgtgccaggcactgttttaggtgttGGTAATAcagcagtaaaataaaatagatgctcTAAAATGTGTGCcttcatggagctcacattctaggttagtgaaagagacagataataagccagttaaataaaatatattgtgtgCTGAATGGTACAAGagctaaagataaaaataaaacagagaagggaCACAAAGAATATATGTGTAAGTTGTGTATGTTGGGGGTGTGAGGGTTGGAAGGTTGGGGTGTAACAGAGTGTGGCCAAAGAAACAGAAGTAGTTGAAAAGCAGGCAGAAGGATTGAGGATTGTTGTTAAATAGGATGACTTGGGGATTTAGTGTTGCTGGAAATGGAATAGTTTTTGGTGACAAAGCTCAAGGTGTGACCCTAAGAATAGGTGACTGAGGAGGAGTGAAGATCACTGGAGGTTAGGAGATCTAGGAACTAAGAATCCAGCATTTAAGTGAGTTGACGTTAATATTGCAGGCCTTGGGATGGAGACAAAATCTGTTTCAGGTGTCAGTCATGAAAGAATGAAAGGGACAGAGATTTGGAGGTGGGGGAATAAAAACAAGATGCATGAGAGATGATGATAGAGCTGAATAAAGTGGTCTTCAGAGGAGaggtttctctgtcttttgattccaaatttgtttaagaaaataacaatagAGCATAAGAGTTATTGTGTGAACCAGAAATTTGGAGCAATAGACTttaatttcctaatttgtaaaatagggataattatAGTAATGCTTCAATCTcattatattaaatgaaataatgtatagaAAGTGCTTAGCGTTGTTTTGGCATAGTAAACACTCAGTACAATCATTTTTGTTATCATGTCTATTTAAGCAAACTGTGTCTTTGGTAaaattcatgtcattttttttctcccagataaAGTATATGCCCAAATTAGAAATAGTTAATGGAAACTTTCCTTTTAAAGTTTtgaccttgactttggacttacCTTACATGCATCTGCTTTTCCATCCATGAATCCAGCACATAACATTCCTGAAGTTATCAGGCCATCATACACATCCTTTCTGTTACACACATCAGTGCTTATGGTTTCCACCCTGGCTTGCCGAAATCTATTTTGTGTAGGTCCTATTacacaaacaaatgtaaaaacgAAAAACATGTTCTTTGAATAGAGTTATATCTAAGACTCAGAAGACACAtaaattgtatatttctaggaacaAAAGcattaagatttttattatttaattattgtctaattttattttctgtgtcaaAAATGCCTACATGCAAGGAACAATACACATACATGACCCAATATTATATCATATTTTTAGCTCTTCAAGAGTTATTGGAACCCTCAAAACTACATGCAACATTGTGTGTGTATGCCCTTTTTTTTCATGAGAAGAGGGTTCATCACACTGATCTTGTCCAACTTCACATTTTTCCATGTAagggaattgaggctcagaggagttCATTGATTTTCCAAAAGCTACTCAAGAAGAAACCAGGGTACAAGCAGCACAGGTCTATTTGTCCTACTCTGTGCTGTATAGCAgctgtccccaacctttttggcaccagggaccgttttcgtggaagacagtttttccatggaccagtGGGTGTAAGTGTTGGTTCAGTTGGTAATGCGAGCGATAGGgggcagcagatgaagcttctctcacttgcccactgctcacctcctgctgtgcggcccagttcctaacaggctacAGACTGCTCCCAGGccacggcctgggggttggggacccctgcatgTTATTTCAGGTGTTTCAAAAcatgagaaacaaaacaaatgcccAAGATACAGCAACAATATGACACCAGCAGAGAGTAAGGCCAGTGGTTAGGAGGAGAGAATACTGCACAACTGAGTCtcaaaacatttacaaaacacTTTCATGTTTATGATCATTATATATCCTCATTAAAATTAGGAAGAATTTATACCAAAAAAAGTATATGAAGTATATGCTAGCCGGGAGTGTTTACATCTGGCAAATATACAATTTGTAATCCTTTACTCCCTTGTACTCCCATAGCATTTTGTTCCTTATAGTATCTAAAACGGTCTGTTCTATTCATCATGTTATTGacctctccctttcctcaccACTGCTCCAATTAATTGTGAACTCCTCAAGGACAGGTATCtgattccttttactttttaacccACAGTACCTTTTTCTTCTCCGAGCCATACACATTAGAAACATCCACATTTTAATGAAGAGTCTAAAGCGGTATCCCCTAGATGCCTCATTAGATCCCAAGATAAAATTGTACTAAGAAGTAAATTATGTTGAACAGCTCACCATCATCTACAATGGATCCAAACCTTGTGACGAATACACTTGTTTTAGATGGCAACTTTATGGATGAATCTGGGAGGCAAACTCTGAACTACATTTGAAAACTCAACTCGGGTAGCAAGCTGAGCCAAAGCaatgtcattttcatttgtttctctatGGTAATTCTCATGAAAGGTAATTTTCCTCACACTTCGTGGCACTGCGGGTGGTGTTATAGTCGTGCCAACAGTAGCAATCCATTGACTTGGGTCTTTATGTCTGCAAAATATAAAGGGTAAAATGTGTGATGCTTAACtgtatcctttaaaaaaagattgagaCCATATTCTCCCCAACTATTGGAATTATGCTCCTGAAAAATCCCTATGGTGAGAGAATTTGCAGTTGATGACCTTATGGAAAAAAGAGGTTAAAATATTGATACAAATGAGAGTATGAAagcccttaaaatattttacatactcTAAAATTAAAGAGAGTACAGTAACTAAATGGAATTCCATACTATGtttggaataataatagtaatggctACTATACAAttagtttctaatattttaattccTTGTTTATTAGAAACTCTTCAAATTTGATTTCTTCTATAATTTCAGTGAAGTATgtagaaattaattttgatttgttttggaTATTATGCACCGTAAGAGGTATTTTCCTTCTATATGAGACACTCCATCCATTCTTATTTTATGACTCACCTGTCAGTTCTTGTTTACTGGGTCTTACCTTGATCTTTGAGATAAAGTGCAATTTGTCTAATTCACAAACCCTCATATGTACACAGGATTGTTTCTCCACCCAAGGCCCATACCCTGCCCCAATACTCAAGGGCTAAGCAGCCCTATTCAGTGTCATGTTGTTAGTGCTCCCACCGCCTTTGACCTGGCCTAGTCAGTCCCTCTTACTATTTTTGAGGCTCTTCCTTAACACAGATGCTTTTCTCTACCACAAGGTTATATAACAAGCAAATTCTGTTTACTCCTATCATCTCTTTACCTCCCTATTCTAATCTAAAGCCCAGTTCCCTCTTTGTCTAATTATCCCTTTCAAGAATGACTAGAAATATATAGAAACTTGAAATTCTCTATgtagaagaaaattatttaaaagcaaatcacACAGAAGAGAATTCAGAAAGGGGATTTCCTTGTTCATGCAGGATTACTGTGTTGGTGAATCATAACTTTTAAGTgtaatgaaaaacctgaaagatcAGTAGTTTTCAGAGTACTCTGCACTGCCCCAGGGATGAGCAGGCAAGCCTAGGGGTGGAGGGATTGGGATATGGGGAGGGCTCCTCtctcatctgtttttgttttttaatttccacttggttatgtatataatttgttttttctttttgtctgcgttgggtcttcattgctgcacgcgggttttctctagttgtggtgagcgggggctacccttcgctgcagtgtgcagccttctcattggggcagcttctcttgctgtagagcacaggctctaagcgtgcatgcttcagtagttgcagcacgtgggctcagtagttgaggacCGCAAGCCCTAGagcgtgggggcttcagtagttgtggtgcacaggctctagggtacgcaggcttcagtagtagtggcgtgtgggctcagtggttgtggctcgcaggatctagagtgcaggctcggtagttgtggtgcatgggcttagttgctccacggcatatgggatcttcccggaccagggatggaacccgtgtcctctgtattggcaggcggattcttaaccactgcggcaccagggaagtgcctctcATGTGTTTTACTTATTTACACTTTAAAGGGAGATTTTATTCAAAGCAGAAATCTTAGGGCTGAAGCATTCATTTGAAAACTAGAATTCTGGAAGCTACAAAGACATATGTTACTTCAGTCCTTAAGGAGCTTGTAAGCTAATGGAGTGGACAAAACAGGAATACCCATCTCTTCATGCATCATCAACCAGAAAGGGAGTCTCCAGTCATAGACACAGTTCAATATGTTTTGTGGATAAGAACACTAAGACTCACTAAGAAGTTAAATGGCTTGCGCAGGTAAGTCACACATCCACCTGGTTACTGTCAGAGAGAGATGACCTAGGTCTCATGATATCCCGTCAAGAACTTTTTCCCTACACACTCTTGTTTCACAAAGACTGGGATCATTTTTCTTGGACATAAAGGTACTAACATTtgtcttaaataaaatttttaaaaatacactaattctgtagggaaaaaacataaaaagtttaaaagtatttGGATAATTGTGAAATTGTCTTCAAAGAAtccttatttttccttcacaACAGTGCACTGCATTATGCAGTTATATGAAATTATATCACCTGCGAAATGGAACCCTTTCTCTCCAGGATCATTACCTTTCCCAActcttttatattattattattactggcaTAAAATATGCTATtacatttctcatattttaaaaaatccttccttTGAGTCCACAACCACCCCCAACTGTCAAATTTCTCTGCtcccattcatttaaaaactccTTGAAAGTGGCATCTAAACTCACTACATCCaatccttctccttcttttctctcttgaatTCATTCCCATTCCCATCATATAATCACAGTTTCTTTTATCAAGGTCACCAGTTATCTCGATTTTTATCAAACTCAATGGCCGATCCCCATGTAGGTCTGCCAACACACAGAGATGGCACTGGACCTGCCGAAAATGTATCTCAGTCATTATAGCTTatattcttctctaaatgtattgACATTCtgggcttatttatttttaatttatataagcaAAGATCAGTTGCAAAGCAAAATAGATGACACTCCCAAACACGAGTGTGAAGATTGGAGGAGTctgtaaacatgaaaaaaaatcagaaagcctTGAAAAATTAGTGAGACTCAAGTTTACCTAAGGCATGATGCTAGTCATTTTCAGGGTTGTGAATTTGTGTGagtcccttttctcttctttcatgagAGAGTGACAATCACCTTAAATTCATTAGGTTATTCTCATTGCACGTCTGCTCCATAAATAAAGGTGTAGGCATCTTGAAACAATTTGGGTGTTACCACAGAAGGATAATCAAGCACCTCCTAGACACACCAAGGATAGTTTCCTCTGAAAGGGTGTGTGAACAGTGCCACTGGCCAGGGCTTTACTCAGAGCTTTTGTGTTTTGAgggtttaaaaggaaaaactttctgTACCCTGATAGTGAAACCTCAGGGAGAAAAGATAGTGTGTCCCTGGTCTTGGGGCAATAGCGTGCCAGTGCATGTCTGTGTATGTGAAGTGATATAGCTGAGTGTTAAGAGCTACAACTGTGAAAGCCCAAGCAGAGAGCTCCTTTTAGATTGTGTGTGATCAGTCTTACATTCTATGAGGGCAGTGATAAAGGCTGGCTGGTCTCTCTCACCATCCACACACCTCTCTGGTCCATAAAAGCCCACACAGTTCTTGGATAATGCAATTGGAAGGGAGCGCTTCAAGAGTGatacctttgatttttttcttttttcttatttgatttttttctcatcacttACTAAAGTGATGGTGGATGTTGATAGTTGGAGGATAGatggaataatattttttaaagtggctgaattttctctttaaataggTAGAAGAGTTTAAATTTGTTACATATATAATAGTctttaaactaaaataatttatggTATAGTAGAAAAGATCACACTGGTGTCATGATGCTACAAGAGAATATGTTGTAAGAGCCATAAGAATGATGCAAACCAAACATGATAGATTCGGAGAGAAGGGTGAGGGGATGAGTATGTTTGGGGCATAGAGCAACCATAATGTATTTAGGGGACAGGGTCCATCCAGAATGGAGTAGAGGCTAAGCTGGTGAGATTGGACTCTTCCCAGCACTAAATTGACGGTAATTAATAACTGAGTAAGGAAGACTAGCAACAGCTCTAATAAACTTACTTGCGGAAGCAGTGAGCGGCCGTGAGCAGCCAAGTGTTACTGATGAGGCTAGCTCCGCACTGATGGCCTGCCCCTATGAGCTGGAGGCTGGCCTGCCATGGCCACTCCCCTTCCATAGCTGTTTCACTTCCTTGGACAACCCTTTCAGTAGAAGACGATGCTAGTAATGGCATGTATGAAGATGTCATCCTTATTCCACAGTCTGTCACAGAAACATGCGTTAGTTTGCTTTCATgaaaaggaatggaagaaaagCACATCCTGATTTGCACTGCGTGCAGATGGTTAGACAGTCCATTGAACCTGCTATTCTTTAACCCATTCCTAGCACTCAGTCTCTGGGGTTATTCTGTAAGGGTCCTACTAATCCTATTGAGGTTCAGAAGAAATATTTACCAACATTTCAAGGCATCAAAACCAGGAATTAACTTCGGTCTCCATATAAAGCATATACGGATGAATAAACAGGTGGGTAGATAAATTACTGAGCATAAAAATGTATAGATCCT
This window harbors:
- the LOC116753970 gene encoding LOW QUALITY PROTEIN: transmembrane protease serine 11F-like (The sequence of the model RefSeq protein was modified relative to this genomic sequence to represent the inferred CDS: inserted 2 bases in 1 codon); this encodes MCFSSIPFHESKLTHVSVTDCGIRMTSSYMPLLASSSTERVVQGSETAMEGEWPWQASLQLIGAGHQCGASLISNTWLLTAAHCFRKHKDPSQWIATVGTTITPPAVPRSVRKITFHENYHRETNENDIALAQLATRVEFSNVVXRVCLPDSSIKLPSKTSVFVTRFGSIVDDGPTQNRFRQARVETISTDVCNRKDVYDGLITSGMLCAGFMDGKADACKGDCGGPLVYDNHDIWYLVSIVSWGQSCALPKKPGVYTRVSQYRGWIASKTGI